Proteins from a genomic interval of Pseudophryne corroboree isolate aPseCor3 chromosome 4, aPseCor3.hap2, whole genome shotgun sequence:
- the LOC134910781 gene encoding olfactory receptor 13C2-like: MDIDNHTLFKEFILTGFSQDLQIRILLFVIFLLMYTLTILGNSFLICAVVTCPRLHTPMYYFLCNLSFLDLLYSTGSLPKMLLDVFSKKRRISIIGCLVQMKIGLYLGSTECILLAVMAYDRYVAIRFPLHYTIIMNWRTSKIITVIMWSGSYVLSYIPTSKPLLFCRGNKLDHFVCEILALLEVACGDLSFFKITIFVVSVFTLISPLAFIVVSYICIIISILNIHSASGRSKAFSTCASHLTVVFMFYGTSMTMYMGQTKSFTASLKYISLVYGVVTPVLNPLIYSLRNNEVKEAFLKILTKSSVPWKG; encoded by the coding sequence ATGGATATTGACAATCACACCTTGTTTAAAGAATTTATTCTGACTGGATTTTCACAAGATTTACAGATTAGGATTTTACTGTTTGTGATATTTTTGTTAATGTATACACTGACCATTTTGGGGAACAGTTTTCTGATATGTGCTGTTGTCACCTGCCCTCGGTTGCACACGCCTATGTACTATTTTCTTTGTAATTTATCCTTCCTTGATTTACTTTACTCAACTGGTTCTCTTCCAAAGATGTTACTAGATGTCTTTTCTAAGAAAAGGAGAATCTCCATCATTGGGTGCTTGGTACAGATGAAGATTGGTCTTTACCTTGGAAGTACTGAGTGTATACTGCTGGCAGTGATGGCGTATGACCGTTATGTTGCCATACGCTTCCCTTTACATTATACCATAATTATGAATTGGAGGACAAGTAAAATTATTACAGTCATTATGTGGTCAGGGAGTTATGTATTATCATATATTCCTACTTCAAAGCCTCTTTTATTCTGCAGAGGAAACAAATTGGACCATTTTGTCTGTGAAATATTGGCTCTTCTAGAGGTGGCATGTGGAGATCTCAGCTTCTTTAAAATAACTATATTTGTGGTAAGTGTATTTACACTAATATCTCCACTTGCTTTTATTGTGGTGTCCTACATCTGTATCATTATATCTATATTAAACATCCACTCAGCAAGCGGAAGGTCAAAAGCTTTTTCAACGTGTGCTTCCCACCTGACTGTGGTGTTTATGTTTTATGGGACCAGTATGACTATGTACATGGGACAAACCAAAAGTTTTACAGCTAGCCTGAAGTATATTTCTTTAGTTTATGGTGTTGTGACACCGGTGTTAAATCCTTTGATCTACAGCTTGAGAAATAATGAGGTGAAAGAAGCATTTCTGAAAATATTAACCAAGTCTTCAGTACCATGGAAAGGGTAA